Part of the Polyangium spumosum genome is shown below.
ACCGTGGACGAGATCGAGCGGCGCACCGGCTACGACTTCCTCACGGACGTGGACGAGGACGTGCAGGCGCAGATCGAGGCGAGGAAGGACTAGGTCTCGACGAGCTTCGTCGTCACGCCGAGCCAGACGCCCGACGGGTGCCGGCCGAGGACGAACGCCTCGATGTCGACCTTGCCCACGCGGTAGACGCGCAGGTCCGAGAGCTCGCGCTCGAGCAGGTCGACGAGCGCCCGGAACCGGCCGGCCGTGTCGTCGTCGCCCTCGACGACGCCTTCGAAGAACGAGGCCACCGTCGTCTGCTCGACGGGCGTGTCGAGCGGCAGGCCCCGCGCGTGGACCAACACCTCCGGCGACGGCTCCTCGGGGCCGAAGCGGTAGGCCTCGATCGGGAAGTCCGACTCGCTCGGGAACAGAAGGCCGGCCGCGGCCTCCTCGATCGACTGCATCAGCGGCTCGAGTTTCTGACCCAGCATCCGGCGCATTCGAGGCACGCAGGCTCGACGCGTCAAGGAGAGCGAAGTTCGAGCCCGCAAATCTTTCGGCAGACACGCGCGTCTACGAGGCACCATGCGCCCGCCCCGCCGCACCCTGGCCGCCTTCGGCCTGCTCTCCGCCCTCGTCTGCGCCGCGCCCTCCGCCGACGCCGCGACCGCGCGTAGCTCCGCCGTCGCCCTCGATCGAGCGTCCCTCGTCGCGTACGTCGCCGACGCCGACAACGAGGCGCTCCACCGCGTCGATCTCGTGAGCGGCTCGGTCGCGACGACGCCGCTCGGCTGCGCGCCCGCCGAGGTCCTCGTGCTCGCCGAGGATCGTGTCGCCGTGAGCCTGCGGGGCTGCAACGAGGTGCGTGTCCTCGACCTCGACGCGGCCGGAGAAGGGATCGTCGCCGCGAGCGCGACCGTCGCGGCCGAGCCCTGGAGCCTCGCGCCAGGGCCACGCGGCGCGTTGCTCGTCACGTCCGCCTACGGCCGCGCGCTCACCGCGCTCGACGCCGAGTCCCTCGCCGTGCGCTTCACCTTGCCGCTCCCGCGCGAGCCTCGTGGCCTCACCGTCACGCCCGATGGCCGCCGCGTGTTCGTCACGCACGCCGCCGGAGACGCCCTCTCCGTCGTGGACCTCGACGGCGGCGAAGGCGGCGAAGCGCCCGTCGTCCGCGCCGTGCGCGCGCTCGGCGGCAGCTACAGGAACCGCGTCGACGCCATGGTCGGAGCGAACACCCAGCACCCGACCTCGTCGCTCGCGTACACGGCCGTGCTCAACGAGGCCGGCACGCGCCTGTTCGTCCCGCACCTCGTCGTGCAGAACGGCGAGGGCACGACGCGTGTCATCGCAGGCGGTTACGGCGGCGTCGCCATCGAGGAGGACACGTCGGTCCCGACCGTGGCGGTCCTCGACGTCGCGCACGAACGTACACTCGGCGCGGACAGCGGCGCGGCGGCGAAGAACTTCGTCAACATCGCGGCGAACGCGTTCGTGGCGAGCGCGGTCGCGCCCGCGGGCTCTCCTGCGCGGCAAGCGCGCGGCGCGGCGGTGCTCGGCGACGCGCTCTTCGTCGTCTCGCACGGCACGGGCGAGCTCGTGGAGCTCGACGCGCGCTCGCTCGATCCCGCGCTCGCCCCGCGGCGCGTCTTCTCCGTCGGCGAGGGCCCTTCCGGCGTCGACGTCGATCCCCGCACGGCCATCGCGGTCGTGTGGAACCAGCGCTCGCACGACCTCTCCGTCGTGAGCCTCGTCTCGGGCGACGTGGACACGCTGCCCGTCGCGACCGACCCGCTGCGCGCCGATCTCGCGCGTGGGTACCGCCTCTTCCACGCGGAGAACGATCGCCGCGTCTCGCGTGATGGTCGCGCCTGCGCGAGTTGTCACCCGGAGGGGCGCGAGGACGGGCTCGTGTGGCGGCTCGGGGAGGGGCCGCGGCAAACCATGGCGC
Proteins encoded:
- a CDS encoding nuclease A inhibitor family protein, which codes for MLGQKLEPLMQSIEEAAAGLLFPSESDFPIEAYRFGPEEPSPEVLVHARGLPLDTPVEQTTVASFFEGVVEGDDDTAGRFRALVDLLERELSDLRVYRVGKVDIEAFVLGRHPSGVWLGVTTKLVET